A genomic region of Brevibacillus sp. JNUCC-41 contains the following coding sequences:
- a CDS encoding long-chain-fatty-acid--CoA ligase, translating into MFSPLTPMDWKRRAVKYYPHKVAVIDEEKEFTYKEFGQRTDQLSKALYSSGIEKGDHIAVMLPNTHYMLECFYGICQMGAVMVPLNYRLAAEDLEYIIKHSDSKMLIVDEEFTAPIEKIITRLSLEKIIIVPVEGHETTLPGIDYENFILHAIDEALPEVKIDENQLLTINYTSGTTSKPKGVMLTHRGNYMNAANFIYHLGVNHDDVYLHTLPMFHANGWGGVWSVTATGGTHVCLRKVDPPLILKLFAHHNITLLCGAPTVVNMLVNEPKAKETNIKARPRMATAGAPPAAALIQKAQEILGLNMIHVYGLTETSPFILYNEWKDEFEAKSADEQAIIKARQGIELVFNGETMVVNQDGKEVVWDGKELGEIITRGNVVMEGYYKDPEKTTEAIRDGWFHTGDLAVTYPDGYIEIQDRAKDLIISGGENISSTEVEGVLYKHPGVLEAAVIAIPDDKWGETPKAIIVLHQNAKVTENEIITFCRSKMAHFKAPTTVEFVESLPKTATGKLQKYRLREIHWKGTKKVN; encoded by the coding sequence ATGTTTTCGCCATTAACCCCAATGGATTGGAAGCGCAGGGCCGTAAAATATTATCCCCATAAAGTTGCAGTCATCGATGAAGAGAAAGAGTTTACATACAAGGAATTCGGGCAGCGGACAGATCAACTTTCCAAAGCACTGTATTCTTCGGGAATTGAAAAAGGCGACCATATTGCAGTAATGTTGCCAAATACGCATTATATGTTGGAATGTTTTTATGGCATTTGTCAAATGGGAGCTGTAATGGTTCCACTGAATTATAGACTGGCTGCAGAGGATTTGGAATATATCATCAAGCATAGCGATTCAAAAATGTTGATAGTCGATGAGGAATTCACCGCTCCGATCGAAAAGATCATTACTAGACTTTCATTGGAAAAAATCATTATCGTGCCTGTTGAAGGACATGAAACCACTTTACCTGGAATAGACTATGAGAATTTCATTTTGCATGCAATTGATGAAGCACTGCCAGAGGTTAAAATCGATGAAAATCAACTTTTGACTATAAATTATACGAGTGGAACGACTTCAAAACCAAAAGGGGTAATGTTAACCCATCGCGGGAATTACATGAACGCCGCTAATTTCATTTATCACCTTGGAGTGAATCATGACGATGTATACTTACATACCCTGCCAATGTTTCACGCTAATGGCTGGGGAGGTGTATGGTCGGTAACGGCTACAGGCGGGACTCATGTATGTCTAAGGAAAGTCGACCCCCCTCTTATCCTCAAATTATTCGCCCATCATAATATTACATTATTATGTGGGGCACCGACTGTCGTCAATATGCTAGTGAATGAACCTAAAGCAAAAGAAACAAATATCAAAGCTCGCCCAAGGATGGCAACAGCAGGTGCACCTCCAGCAGCAGCGCTTATACAAAAGGCACAAGAAATCCTTGGTTTGAATATGATTCACGTATATGGGTTAACAGAAACTTCCCCTTTCATCCTATATAACGAGTGGAAGGATGAGTTTGAAGCTAAATCGGCGGACGAACAAGCAATAATAAAGGCAAGACAAGGGATTGAATTGGTTTTCAATGGGGAAACGATGGTAGTCAATCAAGATGGGAAAGAAGTCGTTTGGGATGGAAAGGAACTGGGAGAAATCATTACCCGCGGCAATGTTGTAATGGAAGGATATTATAAGGATCCGGAAAAAACGACCGAAGCAATTAGGGATGGCTGGTTTCATACAGGAGATCTGGCAGTGACCTATCCTGATGGTTATATTGAAATACAGGACAGGGCTAAGGATTTAATCATTTCCGGGGGAGAAAATATTTCTTCAACAGAGGTGGAAGGGGTATTGTATAAACATCCAGGTGTTTTGGAGGCGGCGGTCATTGCCATCCCAGACGATAAGTGGGGAGAAACGCCTAAGGCAATCATTGTGTTGCACCAAAATGCAAAAGTGACAGAAAATGAGATCATAACCTTTTGCCGCTCTAAAATGGCTCACTTTAAAGCACCGACAACAGTTGAATTCGTAGAGTCTTTACCGAAAACGGCAACAGGTAAGCTACAAAAATACCGTTTGAGGGAAATCCATTGGAAAGGAACAAAAAAGGTAAATTAA
- a CDS encoding DUF1801 domain-containing protein — protein MYKQKTKETDSSVIEFIENVENPKKREDAYELLDVFTKTTGYEAKMWGPSIIGFGIYHYNYESGHEGEAPLVGFSPRKAKISLYFTPGDKKREELLQAFGKHTSGKGCVYINKVADIDINVLKELINQSVKFLRDKYPDNEI, from the coding sequence TTGTATAAACAAAAAACCAAAGAAACTGACAGTAGTGTCATTGAGTTCATTGAGAACGTCGAAAATCCAAAAAAGCGTGAAGATGCATATGAATTGTTGGATGTTTTCACCAAAACGACAGGTTATGAGGCAAAGATGTGGGGACCGAGCATCATTGGGTTCGGTATCTATCATTATAATTATGAATCAGGTCATGAAGGAGAAGCCCCTCTGGTAGGCTTTTCCCCTCGAAAAGCAAAAATCAGTTTATATTTCACTCCAGGGGATAAAAAAAGGGAAGAATTGTTACAGGCATTTGGAAAACACACTTCCGGAAAAGGGTGTGTGTACATCAATAAAGTGGCAGATATTGATATTAATGTATTGAAAGAATTGATTAATCAGTCTGTCAAGTTTTTGAGAGATAAGTACCCGGACAATGAAATATAA
- a CDS encoding glycoside hydrolase family 3 protein yields the protein MIKRICAPAGIALFFVLSILGGNATAKGSETENSVSDIQKIVENMTIDEKVGQMLMPDFRNWQKQGEVKATGFIEMNSEVASIIQKYHLGGVILFAENVVDTEQTVRLTDGLQKASPGLPLFITIDQEGGIVTRLQTGTNLPGNMALGAARNESYAYQSGEIIGKELSSLGINVNFGPSVDVNNNPGNPVIGVRSFSSDPELVSKLGIQTIKGLQNQNMIATTKHFPGHGDTAVDSHYGLPLVSHDKDRLRSIELVPFQRAIDGGVDMMMTAHVQFPAFDDTKYISKKDGQEIMVPATLSQKVITGLLREEMGFNGVVVTDALNMNAIADNFGQEEAVVLALKSGVDIALMPAQINSLQMEKNITSVFNAVKAAVESGEIPLGQVNQSVTRILELKVKRGILNPDDTPIDKKIETAIKVVGNDDHLKKERKMAEDAITLLKNEDKILPFKPKKNDKVLILAPFDDQVESMSRSIGELADNKKIKKVQITGMSFSGKSFSDQVARLIDESDFVITGSYIVKNDPAVNDGVIDDSIQDSSKWATAFPRAVMNHAKKKDKKFVLMSLRNPYDVANFEEAKAVLAVYGFKGYSNGRYRQPNIPAGISTIFGESKPRGTLPVDIPSVTKPNQSLYKFGYGLDIKSGRPIKK from the coding sequence ATGATAAAAAGGATATGTGCCCCTGCTGGAATCGCATTATTCTTTGTTTTATCCATTTTGGGAGGGAATGCGACAGCAAAGGGATCAGAGACCGAAAACTCTGTATCGGATATTCAGAAAATCGTAGAAAACATGACAATCGATGAAAAAGTCGGTCAAATGCTAATGCCGGATTTTCGTAATTGGCAAAAACAAGGAGAAGTCAAGGCGACCGGGTTTATTGAAATGAACTCAGAAGTTGCAAGCATTATCCAAAAATATCATCTGGGCGGTGTGATTTTATTTGCTGAAAATGTAGTCGATACCGAACAAACGGTTCGGCTAACAGATGGTTTGCAGAAGGCAAGCCCGGGCCTGCCGCTGTTCATAACGATCGATCAGGAAGGAGGAATCGTAACTCGCCTTCAAACTGGAACGAACCTTCCTGGTAATATGGCACTTGGTGCAGCCAGGAATGAGAGTTACGCTTATCAATCTGGAGAAATCATTGGCAAGGAACTGTCGTCACTTGGCATAAATGTCAATTTCGGGCCGTCTGTCGATGTAAATAATAATCCAGGAAATCCTGTTATTGGCGTTCGTTCCTTCAGTTCTGATCCGGAACTTGTATCAAAGCTTGGCATTCAGACGATAAAAGGATTGCAAAATCAGAACATGATAGCAACGACCAAGCATTTCCCCGGCCATGGAGATACAGCAGTCGATAGTCATTATGGTCTTCCCCTTGTTTCTCATGATAAAGATCGTTTGCGTTCCATCGAGTTGGTTCCTTTCCAAAGGGCCATCGATGGTGGAGTAGATATGATGATGACAGCACATGTTCAATTTCCTGCGTTCGATGACACTAAGTATATCAGTAAAAAAGACGGTCAAGAAATAATGGTTCCTGCAACGTTGTCACAAAAGGTCATCACGGGTCTATTACGTGAGGAAATGGGTTTTAACGGTGTTGTGGTTACAGATGCTTTGAATATGAATGCCATTGCGGACAACTTCGGACAGGAAGAAGCTGTGGTCCTTGCCCTGAAATCTGGCGTTGATATTGCACTGATGCCTGCACAGATTAACTCGCTTCAAATGGAAAAGAATATAACCTCTGTATTCAATGCAGTGAAGGCAGCGGTGGAAAGTGGGGAAATTCCTCTAGGTCAAGTCAATCAATCTGTAACGAGGATACTTGAACTGAAAGTGAAGAGAGGGATATTAAACCCTGATGACACTCCGATCGATAAAAAGATCGAAACCGCGATTAAAGTGGTCGGGAATGATGATCATTTGAAAAAAGAAAGGAAAATGGCGGAAGATGCCATCACTCTTTTGAAAAATGAAGACAAAATATTGCCTTTCAAACCTAAGAAAAATGATAAAGTTTTAATTCTTGCTCCTTTTGATGATCAAGTTGAATCCATGTCCAGGAGCATCGGCGAATTAGCTGATAATAAGAAAATCAAGAAAGTCCAAATAACGGGTATGAGTTTTTCAGGAAAGTCATTTTCAGATCAAGTGGCCAGACTCATTGATGAATCGGATTTTGTCATAACTGGTTCCTATATTGTCAAAAACGATCCAGCTGTCAATGATGGAGTGATAGATGATAGTATTCAAGATTCGTCTAAATGGGCAACAGCCTTCCCTAGGGCGGTCATGAATCATGCTAAGAAGAAAGATAAAAAATTTGTATTAATGAGTTTAAGAAACCCTTATGATGTTGCAAACTTTGAAGAAGCGAAAGCGGTTCTTGCTGTTTACGGGTTCAAAGGGTATTCGAATGGGCGTTATAGACAGCCAAATATCCCGGCAGGCATCTCGACCATTTTTGGAGAATCAAAGCCTAGAGGGACGTTGCCGGTCGATATACCATCAGTAACCAAGCCCAATCAAAGCCTTTATAAATTTGGATATGGATTAGATATTAAATCTGGAAGACCCATTAAAAAATAG
- the nagE gene encoding N-acetylglucosamine-specific PTS transporter subunit IIBC, producing MKKYLQKIGRSLMLPVAVLPAAAILMGIGYWIDPAGWGAGSPLAAFLIKAGSSIIDNMAILFAVGVALGMSKGKDGAAALSGLVAYLVVTTLLSTDSVAMLQGIDAKDVNPAFEKIENAFVGILSGLIAAAMYNRFSKVELPDALAFFSGKRLVPILTAVVMLLVSLILFFVWPLIYSWLVIFGEGISELGAAGAGLYGFFNRLLIPTGLHHALNSVFWFDVIGLNDIGKFWAGTGIKGTTGMYQAGFFPVMMFGLPAAALAMYHSAKSRKKKQVASLMLAAGFASFFTGVTEPLEFAFMFVAPALFVVHALLTGISLAIAATFHWTAGFGFSAGFIDFVLSSRLPLANEPYMLLLQGLAFAVIYYFLFRFLIKRFNLMTPGREDDTEDELDGGEVIAEADSSQGGNDKSKFFGMASVIYEGLGGDANVISVDNCVTRLRVEVENMGAVDQNKIKSTGVAGINIVGPQSIQVIVGTQVQFIADEIEKIRRQ from the coding sequence ATGAAAAAATATCTTCAAAAAATTGGACGTTCCTTGATGCTTCCAGTAGCCGTCTTGCCGGCAGCCGCCATATTAATGGGGATCGGTTATTGGATAGATCCAGCAGGATGGGGAGCGGGAAGTCCGTTAGCGGCTTTCTTAATTAAAGCGGGTTCTTCAATCATTGATAATATGGCTATTTTGTTTGCTGTTGGAGTGGCGTTGGGGATGTCGAAAGGGAAGGATGGAGCAGCCGCTTTGAGCGGTCTTGTAGCCTATCTAGTCGTAACGACATTGCTTTCCACGGACTCGGTAGCGATGCTGCAAGGAATAGATGCAAAAGATGTAAATCCAGCATTTGAGAAAATAGAAAATGCATTTGTCGGAATCCTCTCGGGCCTTATAGCGGCAGCTATGTATAATCGGTTCAGTAAGGTCGAGCTGCCGGATGCACTCGCTTTCTTTAGCGGTAAACGCCTTGTCCCGATCCTTACTGCGGTTGTAATGTTACTCGTTTCTCTTATATTATTCTTCGTATGGCCACTCATCTACTCCTGGTTAGTTATATTTGGGGAAGGAATTAGTGAATTAGGTGCAGCTGGAGCAGGACTCTATGGATTTTTCAATCGGCTTTTAATACCAACAGGTTTACATCATGCTTTAAACTCCGTATTCTGGTTCGATGTAATAGGACTTAACGATATCGGTAAATTCTGGGCTGGAACAGGAATAAAAGGAACCACGGGCATGTATCAAGCCGGATTCTTTCCCGTCATGATGTTCGGTTTACCGGCTGCTGCTCTGGCCATGTACCATTCGGCAAAATCACGGAAGAAAAAACAAGTGGCCTCATTGATGCTCGCAGCCGGTTTCGCTTCATTTTTTACAGGCGTTACTGAACCGTTGGAATTTGCTTTCATGTTTGTTGCACCTGCCCTGTTTGTTGTGCATGCTTTATTAACAGGGATATCATTAGCTATTGCTGCGACTTTCCATTGGACAGCTGGGTTCGGTTTTAGTGCAGGATTCATTGACTTTGTTTTAAGTTCAAGATTGCCATTGGCAAATGAACCTTATATGCTACTTCTTCAAGGACTGGCTTTTGCTGTCATTTACTATTTCTTATTCCGATTCTTGATAAAAAGGTTCAATTTAATGACTCCAGGCAGAGAAGATGATACAGAAGATGAGCTTGATGGTGGAGAAGTGATTGCGGAAGCAGACAGCAGTCAAGGCGGGAATGATAAGAGTAAATTCTTTGGAATGGCATCCGTTATTTATGAAGGTTTAGGCGGAGACGCTAACGTAATATCTGTAGATAACTGCGTTACCCGATTAAGGGTTGAGGTAGAGAATATGGGAGCTGTCGATCAGAATAAAATCAAATCAACAGGGGTTGCCGGAATTAATATCGTGGGTCCCCAAAGCATTCAAGTCATCGTTGGGACACAAGTACAATTCATAGCTGATGAAATTGAAAAGATCCGAAGGCAATAG
- a CDS encoding MupG family TIM beta-alpha barrel fold protein, with translation MIGISFYLQDPHAETQIIHAANLGVKKAFTSLHIPEEKGDLVKRMITLLKLSEDYGMEIHADVSLNTLDHLGIGKFADLWPLGIKGIRLDDGFDKETVISLSKVFSLSLNASTLNEEELLAILGGGVETESLIAWHNFYPKPETGLEEGFFHQQNRMFKKYGIPIFAFIPGAGSKRGPLHVGLPTLEKHRLMNPYAAGIELIQHVEGVYVGDQGTENNLLENLTAYENLNILTVRMESRILQSGQYKLRPDVSQDVFRLQNTRVMANVEPSNTVARSLGSITMDNDAYGRYRGEVQICKRDLGANHRVNVIGRVIEEDIPLLSLLKPGQTINLIIE, from the coding sequence GTGATCGGAATTTCTTTTTATCTACAAGATCCGCATGCAGAAACACAAATCATCCATGCTGCTAACCTGGGAGTGAAAAAAGCATTCACCTCGCTTCATATTCCTGAAGAAAAGGGTGATCTCGTGAAAAGGATGATCACGCTTTTAAAACTTTCAGAGGACTATGGAATGGAAATCCATGCAGATGTCTCATTAAACACGCTTGATCATTTGGGGATTGGCAAATTCGCGGATTTATGGCCATTAGGTATTAAAGGTATTCGCCTTGATGATGGGTTTGATAAAGAAACGGTCATATCTTTATCTAAGGTGTTTTCGCTCTCACTAAATGCAAGTACATTGAATGAAGAAGAACTTTTAGCCATACTTGGGGGCGGTGTGGAAACGGAAAGTCTGATAGCTTGGCACAACTTTTATCCGAAGCCTGAAACGGGCCTTGAGGAAGGGTTCTTTCATCAACAAAATCGAATGTTCAAGAAATACGGCATACCGATCTTTGCTTTCATCCCAGGTGCAGGAAGCAAACGCGGTCCTCTTCATGTGGGTCTTCCAACACTCGAAAAACACAGGTTGATGAATCCTTACGCTGCCGGTATTGAGCTGATTCAGCATGTGGAAGGAGTTTACGTTGGAGATCAAGGAACGGAGAATAATCTGCTTGAGAATCTAACTGCCTATGAAAATCTAAATATTCTAACTGTTAGAATGGAATCCCGAATCTTGCAAAGCGGTCAGTATAAATTAAGGCCAGATGTTTCTCAAGATGTTTTCCGGCTGCAGAATACCCGGGTCATGGCAAATGTTGAGCCGAGTAATACAGTTGCACGCAGCCTTGGATCCATAACGATGGACAATGATGCTTACGGAAGGTATCGGGGGGAGGTCCAAATTTGCAAGAGAGACCTAGGGGCAAATCACCGTGTTAATGTGATAGGTCGAGTTATAGAAGAAGATATTCCCTTGCTGTCCCTTCTAAAGCCTGGTCAAACGATAAACCTTATAATTGAGTGA
- a CDS encoding exo-beta-N-acetylmuramidase NamZ family protein yields the protein MKRMIILFTICLMTFGIVSSKSVTAVKEKKKQKVSPGIEVLLKEEKDVLSGKKVGLITNPTGIDSKLTSIVDLLNDDPDINLTALFGPEHGVRGDAQAGASVEYYMDEKTGLPVYSLYGKTKKPTPEMLKDVEVLVFDIQDVGTRYYTYIYTMAYAMEAAKENDIPFIVLDRPNPQGGESVDGPVLEPEFSSFVGLYPIPLKHGMTVGELATLFNKEFKIGADLKVIKMKGWKRDMDYEETGLPFVLPSPNMPTVSTTFVYPATGLIEGTNVSEGRGTTKPFELIGAPYINSDELAGKLNALRLPGVKFRAASFTPTFSKHAGKLSHGVEIYITDREEFKAVPTGLHIIKTIQDLYPADFEFLAAKNFNLLIGNGWVMSRIEEGSSVNEIMKEYQAKQDAFKKVRKNYLLYK from the coding sequence TTGAAAAGGATGATAATCCTATTTACCATTTGTCTGATGACTTTCGGCATTGTTTCCTCAAAAAGTGTAACCGCTGTTAAAGAGAAGAAAAAACAAAAGGTCAGTCCCGGTATTGAAGTTCTTTTAAAAGAAGAAAAGGACGTGTTAAGCGGAAAAAAAGTCGGCTTGATTACGAATCCAACTGGCATCGATTCTAAATTAACCAGCATCGTCGATCTACTTAATGATGATCCGGATATTAATTTGACAGCGCTATTTGGTCCTGAACATGGAGTGCGTGGAGATGCGCAAGCTGGTGCAAGCGTTGAATATTATATGGATGAAAAAACGGGGTTGCCCGTTTATAGCTTATATGGCAAAACGAAAAAACCGACGCCTGAAATGTTAAAGGATGTCGAGGTGCTTGTTTTTGATATCCAGGATGTCGGAACACGCTATTACACCTATATCTACACGATGGCTTATGCAATGGAAGCAGCCAAAGAAAATGATATCCCCTTTATCGTGCTGGACCGGCCTAACCCACAAGGCGGGGAATCGGTAGATGGGCCTGTCCTTGAACCTGAATTCTCATCGTTTGTTGGTTTGTACCCAATACCTCTTAAGCATGGGATGACTGTTGGGGAACTGGCTACTTTGTTCAATAAGGAATTTAAAATAGGTGCAGATCTAAAGGTCATCAAGATGAAAGGCTGGAAGAGGGATATGGACTATGAAGAAACAGGTCTTCCTTTTGTCTTGCCGTCACCGAATATGCCGACTGTTTCCACTACGTTCGTATATCCGGCTACAGGCTTGATCGAGGGAACGAATGTCTCGGAAGGCAGAGGAACGACTAAACCATTCGAATTGATTGGTGCTCCTTATATAAACAGTGATGAGCTTGCTGGGAAATTAAATGCATTAAGGTTACCTGGCGTAAAATTCAGGGCAGCCTCCTTTACACCTACATTTTCAAAACATGCAGGTAAACTTAGCCATGGAGTGGAAATTTATATAACCGATAGAGAGGAATTCAAGGCTGTCCCTACCGGACTTCACATCATCAAGACCATTCAGGATCTATATCCTGCAGATTTTGAATTCCTTGCAGCCAAAAATTTCAATTTATTGATTGGCAATGGATGGGTAATGTCAAGAATTGAAGAAGGTTCATCAGTAAATGAAATCATGAAAGAATATCAAGCAAAGCAGGATGCTTTTAAAAAGGTTCGCAAAAATTACTTGCTCTATAAATAA
- a CDS encoding MarR family winged helix-turn-helix transcriptional regulator gives MHSSELYNLHLEIKELSSLSQELVEPFLVKYDLTSVQYRALHLIVLTESIAVKDVSNHLKIKPAAGTALIDRLERKKLIERVHSEDDRRFVFIQSTESGRRIYHSINKCFAKIFREFYGVLNEEETQGLKQIVGKLTEHASSCIENKI, from the coding sequence ATGCATTCAAGTGAATTGTATAATTTACATCTAGAAATCAAGGAACTAAGCAGCCTCTCACAGGAATTGGTGGAACCTTTTTTGGTTAAATATGATTTAACTTCTGTACAGTATCGCGCATTGCATTTAATTGTCTTGACTGAATCCATAGCAGTTAAAGATGTTTCGAATCATTTAAAAATCAAACCTGCAGCAGGAACTGCACTAATTGACCGGCTTGAACGGAAGAAGTTGATTGAGAGGGTACACAGTGAGGATGATCGGCGGTTCGTTTTTATCCAATCCACCGAAAGTGGAAGGAGAATCTATCATTCCATAAATAAGTGTTTTGCCAAGATCTTTCGTGAATTTTATGGGGTCCTAAATGAAGAGGAAACGCAAGGGCTCAAACAAATCGTCGGGAAACTGACCGAACATGCATCGTCTTGCATAGAGAATAAAATATAG
- a CDS encoding MFS transporter: MSAEQRKKIIILMINMFIAIGSFGIIIPILPAYLASINQGGTAAGLMIAIFAGAQLIFSPIAGKWTDQFGRRKMIIYGLIGLTLSMFIFYAVNSIWLLYASRIIGGIGAALLIPAIFAYVADITTFDQRAKGNSLVSAAMSLGIVVGPGIGGFLADFGLKFPFLISALVSLSAVVFSIFVLKESETAQVTQDMDAKTETMVRKIALSVKMPYFIPLIITLVMSFGLMAYESVIGLYLDNQFNSSPKDIAVMVTATGIVSVIVQLFVVDRIVRRFGEVNVLNIFISVAAIGFLLSLFASSYLIFFLISLVIFLSTSILRPVLNTLISKMAGNEQGFAMGMNNAYMSIGNVLGPTLAGMMYDIHITYPFMLGLILLFITLMITMAWQKRSLHAKALS, encoded by the coding sequence ATGTCAGCAGAACAACGCAAGAAGATCATTATCCTCATGATCAATATGTTTATAGCAATAGGAAGTTTCGGTATCATCATTCCCATTTTACCAGCATACCTGGCCTCCATTAATCAAGGAGGAACCGCCGCTGGCCTAATGATTGCCATTTTCGCAGGTGCACAACTTATCTTTTCACCAATTGCCGGAAAATGGACTGACCAATTCGGGCGCAGAAAAATGATTATTTATGGATTGATTGGTTTGACATTATCCATGTTTATTTTTTATGCAGTCAATTCCATTTGGTTATTATATGCTTCACGCATCATTGGCGGGATTGGGGCAGCTTTGCTTATCCCCGCAATTTTTGCTTATGTAGCCGATATCACCACATTTGATCAGCGCGCTAAAGGCAATAGTTTAGTATCTGCCGCCATGTCACTGGGCATTGTAGTCGGTCCAGGAATTGGAGGTTTTTTAGCTGATTTTGGCTTGAAGTTTCCCTTTTTGATTTCTGCGCTGGTATCCCTATCAGCTGTAGTATTTTCGATTTTTGTTTTAAAAGAAAGCGAAACGGCACAAGTTACTCAAGACATGGATGCAAAAACCGAAACGATGGTTCGGAAGATTGCCTTATCCGTGAAAATGCCCTATTTCATCCCACTCATCATTACTCTTGTAATGAGCTTTGGCTTAATGGCATATGAATCTGTCATTGGTCTTTATCTTGATAATCAATTCAATTCAAGCCCTAAGGACATCGCCGTCATGGTTACAGCCACAGGTATCGTCAGTGTAATTGTACAACTGTTTGTCGTCGACCGGATTGTACGGCGTTTCGGGGAAGTGAATGTGCTGAATATCTTTATCAGTGTTGCAGCCATCGGTTTCCTTCTATCACTTTTTGCTTCAAGTTACCTGATTTTCTTTTTAATTTCACTGGTCATCTTCCTTTCCACCTCCATCTTACGTCCAGTTCTTAACACACTGATTTCCAAGATGGCAGGAAATGAGCAGGGCTTTGCAATGGGTATGAATAATGCATATATGAGCATCGGTAATGTGCTCGGACCAACACTTGCCGGAATGATGTATGATATCCACATCACCTATCCTTTCATGTTGGGCCTTATCCTCTTATTCATTACTTTGATGATTACCATGGCTTGGCAAAAGCGATCTCTTCATGCAAAGGCATTATCCTAG
- a CDS encoding oxidoreductase: protein MRKIKVGIVGYGLSGATFHAPLLSVLGQFQITKVVSSKKEKVQKDLKDVEVVSSLEDILEDASIDLAVITTPSGLHYEMAKQSLLAGKHVILEKPMVVEAWEAEELIKLAEEKNLLLSVYHNRRWDNDFLTVKKLMDDGVLGEINTYQVHYDRYRPVVRDRWREKPGPGSGMLYDLGSHLIDQALHLFGLPQFVWADVFSQRENAETDDYFHVILGYEKLRVILHSGSIVPSNGPRYQVHGSKGSFIKYGLDCQEAALSEGKKPLDDSWGADEPEFYGKLVTVEGENEIHETIETLHGSYLTYYQAVADSILSGKKAPVTAQEGLSVIKIIDAAFESSKGKKAIYIK, encoded by the coding sequence ATGAGAAAAATTAAAGTGGGCATAGTTGGGTACGGATTGTCAGGAGCTACATTTCACGCTCCATTACTAAGTGTTTTAGGGCAGTTTCAAATAACGAAAGTTGTCAGCTCAAAGAAGGAAAAAGTCCAAAAAGATCTGAAAGATGTGGAAGTGGTAAGCAGCTTAGAGGATATTCTTGAAGACGCATCGATTGATTTGGCTGTTATTACGACACCGAGTGGTTTGCATTATGAAATGGCCAAGCAAAGCTTGTTGGCCGGGAAGCACGTCATCCTTGAAAAGCCGATGGTAGTGGAAGCTTGGGAGGCAGAGGAGCTAATTAAGCTTGCCGAGGAAAAGAATCTTCTATTAAGTGTCTATCATAACCGGAGATGGGATAATGACTTTTTGACCGTGAAAAAACTTATGGATGATGGAGTGCTTGGGGAAATCAATACATACCAAGTCCATTATGATCGATACAGGCCTGTAGTCAGGGATAGATGGAGGGAAAAACCAGGCCCGGGATCAGGCATGCTATATGATTTAGGATCACATCTCATCGATCAAGCACTGCATTTATTTGGATTGCCGCAATTCGTTTGGGCAGATGTTTTTTCCCAAAGAGAAAATGCAGAAACGGATGATTATTTCCATGTGATATTAGGATATGAAAAGCTGAGAGTTATCTTACACTCAGGCTCAATCGTTCCGAGTAATGGACCGCGGTATCAGGTGCATGGAAGTAAAGGATCATTTATCAAGTACGGTCTTGATTGCCAAGAGGCGGCCCTGAGCGAGGGGAAAAAACCGCTGGATGACTCTTGGGGTGCAGATGAACCCGAATTCTATGGTAAGTTGGTTACGGTTGAAGGAGAAAATGAGATACATGAAACCATTGAAACACTGCATGGTTCTTATTTAACGTATTACCAGGCAGTTGCCGATAGTATATTAAGCGGGAAGAAAGCTCCAGTCACTGCCCAAGAAGGGTTATCTGTCATTAAAATCATTGATGCGGCTTTTGAAAGCAGTAAAGGAAAGAAAGCCATTTATATTAAATGA